A single Bacillota bacterium DNA region contains:
- a CDS encoding glycerophosphodiester phosphodiesterase, producing the protein MKSAALILGHRGAPAVAPENTLAGFVQAMELGADGVELDVHLSRDDELVVIHDEYVDRTTDGHGMVREHSVTELGALNAAAHFRGDFPRQGVPTLSDVVDALGQSWSLLNIEIKSGIVVYPGIEQKLAEFVRRRSIESKVVFSSFNHYSLVELKRLAPECRTGILYMAGLVEPWHYARRIGAEALHPLHYNIFPEFVSGAHLAGVSVNTWTVDTPADIARVIRAGVDAVITNDPGTAVRIRDVGGRALGGLRPERCPHACGGEPVDEA; encoded by the coding sequence TTGAAATCGGCGGCTTTGATCCTGGGCCACCGCGGGGCTCCGGCGGTGGCTCCCGAGAACACGTTGGCCGGATTCGTTCAGGCCATGGAACTGGGAGCGGACGGAGTGGAACTCGACGTTCACCTCTCGCGCGATGATGAGCTAGTTGTGATTCACGATGAATATGTCGACCGCACCACTGATGGGCACGGGATGGTCCGGGAGCATTCCGTAACCGAACTCGGAGCGTTGAACGCGGCCGCCCACTTCCGCGGGGATTTCCCAAGGCAAGGGGTTCCAACTCTCTCGGACGTAGTGGACGCTCTAGGGCAATCATGGTCTCTCTTGAATATCGAGATCAAGAGTGGGATCGTGGTCTACCCCGGGATCGAACAGAAGCTCGCCGAGTTCGTCCGCAGACGCTCAATAGAGTCGAAGGTCGTGTTCTCCTCGTTCAACCACTACAGTCTGGTGGAACTCAAGAGACTGGCACCAGAGTGCAGGACGGGAATCCTCTATATGGCGGGTCTGGTGGAGCCGTGGCACTATGCCCGTCGGATCGGCGCGGAGGCCTTGCACCCGTTGCACTACAACATCTTCCCGGAGTTCGTCTCTGGGGCACATCTGGCGGGAGTCTCTGTGAACACCTGGACAGTGGACACTCCCGCGGACATCGCCAGGGTCATCCGGGCGGGGGTTGACGCGGTGATAACCAACGACCCCGGGACTGCAGTCCGAATCCGGGATGTGGGGGGCCGAGCCTTGGGAGGCCTCCGGCCA